ATAGTGATACGGAAATAATTGATTATGATGAAATGAGAGAATTGGCACTTAAACACAAGCCTAAGATGATAGTTTCCGGTGCCAGTGCCTACCCAAGGAAAATAGATTTTAAAAAGATAAGGGAAATATGTGATGAAGTGGGAGCCTACATGATGGTAGATATGGCCCATATTGCAGGGATTATTGCTGCAGGAAGACACGAATCTCCAGTACCTTATGCAGACTTTGTTACAACTACTACCCATAAAACATTGAGAGGACCTAGGGGAGGGGCAATAATATGCAAGGAAAAATATGGCGCTGCCCTTGACAAGACCATATTTCCAGGAATACAGGGAGGACCTTTAATGCATATTATAGCTGCCAAGGCAGTTTGTTTTGGAGAGGCACTAAAGGATGAATATAAGGAATATATAGATCAGGTAATAAAAAATGCCGAGGTCTTTGGAGAAGAGTTGGTGAAGTACGGATTCAGACTTGTAAGCGGAGGCACTGATAACCACCTTTTATTAGTAGATCTTACCAATAAAAATATTACGGGAAAGGATTTGGAAGAACTTTTAGATAAGGTAAACATAACTGTAAATAAAAATGCCATTCCTTTTGATAAGTTAAAACCAAATGTTACAAGTGGTATTAGAGTGGGAACTCCAGCTGTAACTACCAGAGGATTTAAAGAAGAGGAAATGAAAAAAGTAGCTTATTTTATCAACAAAGCGGTGGAAAATAAAGAAGGGGACTTGTCAGCTATTAAAAAGGAAGTAATAAAATTATGTGAGGCTTTTCCTCTTTATGAATAAGTCATTTTTAAATTTCAACTGTCTGTTTTAGCACAGGCAGTACTTTTTTGAAATTAAATTAAAGTTTAGGGTGTATTTATTTTTACAAAGCTAATAATATTCTAGAATATTTATGAATACAATTTATTAAAATAAATATAATGGGGTTGAGCTATATGATAAAAAAAGGAACTTTTATTGAAGTAAAAATAGTACACCATAACGAAAATAAAAACACAGTTAATGTGTTTTTAAGAGGAAATTGCTTGAAAAGCTGTGAGGTAGGAGAATATACAGAAATACTCACAACTACAGGTCACATAGCTGGAGGCATAGTTTCTGAAAATAACTTTTTTTATAGTTCTTTAGCTTCAAATGGTAAAAATATACAAGGGATACTTCTTATTAGAGAAAAAAGATAAGACTATACTGCATATTGTTCACAAAAAAATATATATATGATATAATATATGCGAATAATTTTGATAAAAATATAATAAACGTTCGAAAAAAAATAATAAAACAAGGAGAAAGTGCAATGAGTGTTAAAAGACTGTTCGTAGAGAAGAAAAAAGGATTTGACATAGAAGCTCAGGGACTTCTCAAAGATATTAGAGAAAGTCTTGGTATTTATCATTTAGAAGATATAAAAGTAGTAAATCGTTATGATATAGAAAATATAGATGATAGGGAATATGAAAAATCCAAATATATAATATTTTCGGAAAAAACTGTAGATAACATATATGAAGAAGAAATAGATATGGAAGAAAATACGAAGGTTTTTGCTGTAGAGTATCTTCCCGGCCAGTATGATCAGAGAGCGGATTCTGCATCTCAATGTATTCAAATATTAACTCAGAGTGAAAAGACACAGATTGCATCTTCAAAGGTATATATTCTCTATGGGGATATATCAGAGGAGGAATTTGTAAAGATAAAAAATTATTGTATAAATCCTGTGGATTCAAGGGAAGCCTCTTTGGAAAAGTTAGACAGCTTGGAAAGTGAATTAGTTATACCAGAGTCTGTGGAAATATTAGATGGATTTATAGAAAAAGATAAAGAAAAACTTGAGGAATTTATAGAAACTAAAGGTCTTGCCATGAGTATAGAAGATTTAATCTTCTGTCAGAGGTATTTTAAAGAAAAAGAGGGAAGAGATCCTACTATAACGGAAATAAAAGTAATAGATACATATTGGTCCGATCACTGCAGACATACTACTTTTATGACCGAATTAACTGATGTATCCATTGAAGATGGAAAGTTCTCAACTCCCATAAAAAACACTTATGAAGACTATTTAAAATTAAGAAATAGAATATATA
This genomic interval from Clostridium kluyveri contains the following:
- the glyA gene encoding serine hydroxymethyltransferase, which translates into the protein MDFNELKNTDKDIYGIIEEEWERQKNGIELIASENFTSRSVMEAMGSFLTNKYAEGYPGKRYYGGCYIVDKAEDLARDRMKKLFNAEHVNVQPHSGSQANMAVYMSVLKPGDTVLGMSLNHGGHLTHGSKVSFSGKLYNFVSYGLNSDTEIIDYDEMRELALKHKPKMIVSGASAYPRKIDFKKIREICDEVGAYMMVDMAHIAGIIAAGRHESPVPYADFVTTTTHKTLRGPRGGAIICKEKYGAALDKTIFPGIQGGPLMHIIAAKAVCFGEALKDEYKEYIDQVIKNAEVFGEELVKYGFRLVSGGTDNHLLLVDLTNKNITGKDLEELLDKVNITVNKNAIPFDKLKPNVTSGIRVGTPAVTTRGFKEEEMKKVAYFINKAVENKEGDLSAIKKEVIKLCEAFPLYE